Sequence from the Streptomyces mobaraensis NBRC 13819 = DSM 40847 genome:
TGCTGCACAATGCGTACGGCATCGGCGGAACCATCCGTTCGACCGTCAACCTCGCCACCGCCCTCGCCGACCGGCACGAGGTCCGCATCATCAGCGTCAACCGGCCCGTGGACGAGCCCGAGCTCACGATCGACCCGCGCGTCCGGCTGACCCCCCTCGTCGACATGCGCGAGGGCACCGACGGCGACGAGTACGGGGCGCCCCTCAACCAGCGGCCCAGCGAGATCTTCCGCGACGAGCGCATCGACAACGGCCGGATGGCCGCCACCGCCCTCACCGACGAGCGCGTCGCCGCCCACCTCGCGGCCACCGACGCGGACGTCGTGATCGCCACCCGCCCCAAGCTCATCGGCTACCTCGCCCGTTACGGCAGCGACCGCTACCTCCGCCTCGGCCAGGAGCACCTCACCCACGAGGCCCACGTCCCCGAGCTGCACGCCGTCATGGACCCGGCCATCGCCGCCCTCGACGCCTTCGTCACCGTCTCCGAGGCCGACGCCGGCCACTACCGCGACGCCCTGCCCGCCGACCGCCGCGCGCGGGTGCTGTCCGTCCCCAACGCCGTCCCCGCCCCCGCCGCCGCGCCCTCCGACGGCACCTCGAAGATCATCGTCTCGGCCGGGCGGCTCGTCGGCGTCAAACGCTACGACCGGCTCATCAACGCCTTCGCGAAGATCGCCGACGAGCGCCCCGACTGGCAGCTCCGCATCTACGGCCGCGGCACCTCCAAGGCCAAGCTGCGCCGCCAGATCGAGGAGATGGGCCTCTACGAGCGGATCACCCTCATGGGCGCCCGCTCGCCCATCGAGACCGAGTGGGCCAAGGGCGCCGTCGCCGCCGTCGCCTCCGACGCCGAGTCCTTCGGCATGACCATCGTCGAGGCCATGCACGCCGGACTCCCGGTGATCGCCACCGACTGCCCGTACGGCCCCCGCGAGATCCTCAACGACGGCACCGACGGCATCCTCGTCCCGCTCTCCCCGCAGAGCGAGGCCGACAGCGTCGACGCCTACGCGGAGGCGCTGCTCAAGCTCACCGGCGACGACGGACTCCGCGCCCGGCTCGGCGCCGCGGCCCGCGCCGCCGCCCACCGCTACGAACCCGACGCCATCGCCCGCCGCTACGAGCAGCTCTTCGAGGAACTCCGCCCCGGCTCGACCGCCCCCGCGAAGAAGGGCGGCCTGCTGCGCGGCCTGTTCGGCGGCGGCCGCAAGCAGCAGTCCGCCCCCGCCGCCCCCGCGCCCACCGAGACGGCCAACCCGGAGGCGCGCTGCGCCGTGGCCGCCGACGGCTCCCTCGTCTTCCGGGTGCGCGCCGCGCAGCTCACCGCCGACGACTCCCACCTGCTGCTCCGGCACCGCGGCAGCAAGGGCAAGGAGGCCGTCCGCGTCCCGCTGCGGCGCACCCCGGGCGCCGACTGGGCCGAGGCCCGCGTCGAGCGCGCCGCGCACACCCTGCCCGAGGGCCGCTGGGACAGCTACGCCGAGCGCAAGGCCGACAAGTCGCGGCGCCGGCTGACCGCCGTCCTCGTCGAGCAGCAGGCCCTGCTCGGGCTGGGGCTTCAGACCGGTCCGTCCGGCGTCGCGCCCTGGATCCCGTACGAGACCAGCGACGGCTTCCTGGCCGTCCGCACCTGGCTGCGGGAGCGGCACGCCGAGGTGACGGACGCCCGGGTGGGCTCCGCCGAGGAAGGCGTGGTCACCCTCACGGTCGCCGCTCATGGCGTCGAGCTGCGCGACGGCGCCGAGCTGATCGCCCGGCTGCGCGGCGGCGACGGCGAGGTGGCCGACGTCCGCGCGCCGCTGGAGGGCGGCACGGGCCGGCTGCCGTACGAGCCGATGTGGCGGCGCCGGGGCGAGGAGCAGGACCTGTGGGACCTGTACGTACGCCCCGCCGCGGGCGCCGCTCCGGTCCGGCTCGGCCGGCTGACCGGCGACTTCGCGGACCGCAAGGGCGTCGACACCTTCCCCGCGGCGGACCGGGACGGGGTGCGGCTGCGGCCCTTCTTCACGGTGACGAACGACCTGACGATCTCGGTCAAGGACATCGCCGGGGAGGAGTGACGCGGGCTCCGGGCCCGGGTGCGGGCGAGGAGACGGCCGGGCCACCACCCCCCACAGGAGAGGCCGCGGCCGTCGCCCGCCACGCGCCTGGGTGAGGCGCGCACTTCTCTCAGCGCCGAACGGCCGGATTCCGTCACACCCCGCGCGCGGGGCCGGGGCGCCGACCGGTCCCGGCCGGGGGCGGGGGCCGGCCGGGGTCCCTTCCGGACGCTTTTCGGGCGCCTTCCCGGTGCCTCGGGTGGCCGGTTCCCTCCGGTCGCCCGCTTCGGTCCGGCCCCTCCTGGACGGGAGCGGTCCGTTGCCCGTAACGTGCGGGCCGCGTCGCCCGGTGCGTACGCGACGGCCCGTCGGCCGCCGCCCCGCCCGTCAGGCCGGCGCCGACGAGCAGTCGACTCAACGGCGCCGATCCGCCGGTGCCGTTCCGGCGTTCCGTGGGGGGACAAAGAGATGTATCCGTGCGGTCGTTGCCGTGCCGCCGCCGTGGGGCCGGACGGCCGCTGTGCGGCGTGCGGCGCCGAGCAGCGGGGACCGGAGGGGGCCGCGACGCCGGCCGGGCGGCCCGAGCCGCCGCCTCGCCCGACGCATGCGCCTCCGGTGCCGCCTGTGCCTCCGATGACGCCCGCCGCTCAGGTGCCGTCTGCCACTCCGCAGCCGTCTGCCACGCCGCTGCCGCCCGTCACTCCGCTGCCGTCCGACGGGGGAACGCCGTTCGCCACCGGGGCGCCCGGGCCCGAGCCGCTCGGCGGGGTCGATCTGCGCCGCGGGGTACGGATCTCGCTCACCACCGTCCTGACCCTGGCGCTGCTCGGCCTGCTGCTGCTCGCCGCCGCCCGGTTCCAGCAGCGCGGCGCGCTCGGCGACGTGCTGGCGGAGGGCGCGGTGCTCGGCGACGAGACGGCCGACAAGGCGAACCAGGCGGACACCTTCTTCGCGTCGGTCTCCCTGGTGGCCGCCGTGCTCGGGCTGGGCACGGCCGGGCTGTGGGCGGTCTGGTTCCGGCGGGTGCGGCTCAACGCCGAGGCGCTCGCGCCCGGTACGCACCGCTTCGGGAGCGGCTGGGCGGCGGGTGCCTGGTTCACCCCGGTGGTCAACCTGTGGTTCCCCAAGCAGATCGCCAACGACATCTACCGCGCGTCCGCCCCCGCCGGCCCGCAGGGTGCTCCGAAGGGGCTGCTCAACGCGTGGTGGGTGAGCGGGCTCGTGGCCGGTGCCCTCACGGGGGCGAGCGCTTTCGGCTACGCGCTGACCGAGGCGAAGATGCGCCGCGACTTCCGGCTCGAGCGGTTCGACGCCTGGGAGGCCGACGTCCGCAACCTGAGGACGCTGGCCGGAGCGAGTGCCTTCGGGTACCTGCTGTGTGCCGTCGCGGGCGCACTGGCGCTGCTGGTGGTGCGGCAGTTGACGCGGATGCAGGAGGAACGGGCGCTGGAGCGGATGGGGTTCGAGGGTTTCGCCGGTGCCGGTGGCCCGTACACGGCCGGTGGTCCGTACCCGGTCGCCGACCCGTATGCGGCCTCCGGTCCGTACGCCGCGCCTTGGCCGTACCCCCCGCCTCACTCAACTCCCGCGCCCTACGGTGATCCTGGTGTGTACGGGACGCCTGGTGTGCCCGGGGCGCCATCGCCCGGTCCTTATCCGGCCGCCGGGCCGTACGCTTCCTACCCGCCCCCGGGCCAGGGCCCGTTGCCCGGGGCGCCGGTCGGCCCGTACGGTCCTTCGTACGGGCCGTCGTACGGCGCGCCGAACGGTTCGCCGTACGGTCCTCCGCCCGGCGCGGGCAGTTCCGTGCCGAACCCCTACAACGGTGAGCCCGACGGCGGACCCGCGCATTAACGATTCATGAGTTCTGCAAGTGATGCAGGATGTGGGTGTGCAGGGGGATGACGCTGAGCTGACCGTCGCGGTACGCGCGGCGCAGAGCGGGGACGAGACGGCCTTCCGCGCGGTCTACCGGTCCGTCCAGCCCCGCCTGCTCGGGTACGTGCGCACGCTCGTCGGCGAGACCGACGCCGAGGACGTGGCATCCGAGACCTGGCTCCAAATCGCCCGCGACCTCGACCGGTTCACCGGCGACGCCGACCGCTTCCGCGGCTGGGCCGCCCGTATCGCCCGCAACCGCGCCCTCGACCACATACGGATGCGCGGCCGGCGGCCCGTGATCGGCGGCGACGACAGCGAACTCGCCGGCCGCGCCGGGGACGCCGACACCGCGGGCGAGGCGCTGGAATCCCTGGGGACCGCACGGGTCCTCTCGCTCGTCGCCCGGCTGCCCCAGGATCAGGCGGAGGCCGTGGTCCTCCGCGTGGTCGTCGGCCTCGACGCCGCCACGGCCGCGGAGGTGCTGGGCAAGCGGCCCGGCGCCGTCCGCACGGCGGCCCACCGCGGCCTCCGCAGACTCGCCGGGATGATGAACGGAACGGACCTGACGGGACGGGAAGGAGGGGCCGGAGGGACGGGAGGGGGCGGAGAGGGGGGAGTCGGGGTGAACGGACAGCCGGGGTCGGAGGGCATCCCCGGACAGCGCAGATCACCCACCGGTCCGGGACCTTCCCGCGGTGTGACGCGATCGGGCGCGCGGACGCAGAAGGACATGTGATGGCGGACGACCACGAGCACGACTGGTTGCGGCACGACGACCGGTTGGACGGAACGGCGCTCGCGTCCTGCGCCGCGTGCGGCTCCTGTGCTTCCTGTGCCTCCCACACGCCGGCCCCCGACCCCGAACAGGCGGACTCCGCTCTCGCCGCACTCCGCACCCTGGCCGCCCCCGCCCCGGCGCCGGACCGCCCCCTCCCGGGCGAGGACGCCGCCGTCGCCGCCTTCCTCGCCGCTCGGCGCGAAGCGTCCCCCGAAGGGGCGCGCGGCGAAGGGGAGTCGGCCTCGCCGCGGCACCCGGCCGTCCGCTCGGACGCCGTGACCGCCCCCGCACCGGATGATGACGGCATGGCCCGGGAGACCGGCCACCCGCACCCGGCCGGGAAGCCGGGCAGGCGGTGGGCGCGGGCCGGACGCGCCGGAGGGGACGGCACGCGCGGCAACGGGGCCGGACCGGGCGGCACCGGCACCGGGCCGCGCGGCCGGATCGCCGATCGCGGCGGCCGGCGGGAAACGCGCTCCCTGCCGCGCCGCCGCCCCGCCCGGGCGGTCCTGGTCGCGGCCCTGGCCGCGTGCGCGCTGAGCGGCGTGGCCGTGCTCTCCGGTGTCGTCACCGTGCCCACCCCGTTCACCGCCGCCCACCGTGGGCCGGCCGCGGTGGACGACCGGGCGGGCACCGTGGGCGGAGGCGGTCCGCACACCGCCCGGCCGCGTCCCCAGGGTTCCGCGTCGGACGGCCCGGCCGACGGCCGCGCCGAGGGAGGACGCGACGGGAAGGACGCGGGCGGGCACCTCCTCCCTTCCCCCCACGGCCCCTCGCCCTCCGGCCGTGGTACGCCCCGCCCGGGTGAACGGCCCACCGCCGGGCCCGGCACGGGCGCCGACCGGGGCGAGGGGACGGCCTCTCCGTACCAGGGCGACGCCGACGGCGACCTCGAACAGGCCGTCGGCCTCTGCCGCGACTACCTCACCCGGGGGAAGTGGCGCGAACAGGCGGACGAGGACGCCGTCCACGCCCTCGAACGCCGCGCCGGCGGCCCGGTCGGCGTCCGCGCCTACTGCACCCGCCTCGTCCACGACCACGACCGGATCGCCGGCGACGGGAACGGGAACGGCGGCGACGAGAACGAGGACGACGAGGAGGGCGAAGACGAAGGGGACGGCGGAGAGCACGAGGACGACAGAGGAAGCGACGAGGGGGGCGCTCACCGGGCCGGAGACGCCCGCGACGGCCGCGGCGGTCAGGGGAGCCACGACGACCGCGACGACCGCGACGACCACGGCGACCATGGCGGACAGGCCGACCGGTAATGGCGCGGCGGCGCCGGTGAAACGTGCGCCGGACGAGGCGGGGGCCGGGGCGACAGGCGCGGCGGTGACGCGACGCGCGGCCCGTCGGCCCGACTCCCCCCGGACTCGGCCACCTGGCTCCGCGCCCCGGCCACCGCCCTGCCACGGCGAGGGACCCCCGGCCGGTACGCCGAGTGTGACGCTTTCCGGGGCCACGGCGCTGTAGGGAGTGGGCCGACTGGTCATCGGCCGCGCGGAAGCCGCAGTTCCCCCCATGCCGCCGGCTCCGCGCAACAGCGCGGGCGGGGTACGTCCCCCCGGCCCTGCCCGCGCTCCTCCTCCCTTGCCGGCCGTCCCGGCCCTTCCGGCCCCTTCCACCGTTCCCACCTTCTTCCCCCCTTCTTCCCCCCTTCTTCCCCTCTGACGTCCCGCCCCTGCCCCGGCCCTGCGCGTCCCCTGACAGTGCCGCCCGGCCGTCGCTACAGTCCGGTTTCTCGTAACAGTCCGGTGTCTCGCAAGCGAGGTCGGCGGGAGGCGTCAGCCATGGCACAGGAGCCGGAAACCACCCGGAGCACCGAGTCGGGCCTCGGCGTCCGGCCCGTCTACGGGCCCGAGGCCCTCGAGGGCTGGGACCCCGCGGCCCGGCTCGGCGAACCCGGCGCGTACCCCTTCACCCGCGGCATCCACCCCACCATGTACACCGGGCGGCCCTGGACCATGCGGCAGTACGCGGGGTTCGGCACCGCGGCCGAGTCCAACGCCCGCTACCGGCAGCTCATCGCCCACGGCGGCCACGGCCTGTCCGTCGCCTTCGACCTGCCCACCCAGATGGGTCACGACTCCGACGCGCCCGAGGCCCGGGGCGAGGTCGGCAAGGTCGGCGTCGCCGTGGACTCCGTCGAGGACATGCGCGTCCTCTTCGACGGCATCCCCCTGGACCGGGTCTCCACCTCCATGACCATCAACGCCCCGGCTGCCCTGCTGCTGCTGATGTACCAAATCGTGGCCGAGGAACAGGGCGTGCCCGCGGACCGGCTGACCGGGACCGTCCAGAACGACGTCCTCAAGGAGTACATCGCCCGGGGCACCTACATCTTCCCGCCCGCCCCCACCTTGCGTCTCACCTCCGACATCTTCCGCTACTGCCACACCGCGATCCCCCGGTGGAACACCATCTCCATCTCCGGCTACCACATGGCCGAGGCAGGCGCCTCACCCGCGCAGGAGATCGCCTTCACGCTGACCAACGGCATCGAGTACGTCCGCACCGCCGTCGCCGCCGGTATGGACGTCGACGACTTCGCCCCCCGGCTCTCCTTTTTCTTCGTCGCCCGCACCACCCTCCTCGAAGAGATCGCCAAGTTCCGCGCGGCCCGCCGGATCTGGGCCGGTGTGATGCGCGACCGGTTCGGCGCCCGCAACCCCCGCTCGCTGATGCTGCGGTTCCACACCCAGACGGCCGGCGTCCAACTCACCGCCCAGCAGCCGGAGCTGAACCTGGTCCGGGTGACCGTCCAGGCCCTCGCGGCCGTCCTCGGCGGCACCCAGTCCCTGCACACCAACTCCTACGACGAGGCCATCGCCCTCCCCACCGACAAGGCCGCCCGCCTCGCCCTGCGCACCCAGCAGGTCCTCGCCCACGAGACGGACGTGACCGCGACGGTCGACCCGTTCGCCGGCTCGTACGCCGTCGAGTCCCTCACCGACGACCTGGAACAGGCCGTCCTCGACCTGATGACCCGGATCGACGACCTGGGCGGCGCGGTGTCCGCCATCGAACGCGGCTTCCAGAAGGCCGAGATCGAACGCAACGCCTACCGCATCGCCAGGGAGACCGACGACGGCGACCGCGTGGTCGTCGGCGTCAACCGCTTCCGGCTCGACGAGGAGGAGCCGTACGAACCCCTCCGCGTCGACCCCGCCATCGAGGCCCGGCAGTGCGAACGGCTCGCCGCCCTGCGCGCGGACCGCGACCGGCGGGCGGTGGACGGCGCCCTCGCCCGGCTGCGGGAGGCGGCCTCCGGCACGTCGGAGAACGTCCTCCCCCCGATGAAGGAGGCCCTGCGCGCCCGCGCCACGGTAGGCGAGGTGTGCGGGGCACTCCGTGAGGTCTGGGGTTCCCACGTGCCCGACGAGAGTTTCTGACCAGTCCCTCCCCGTCCGGTGGATTTGCGACACTGGACCGATGTCCGCACCCCGCCGCACCTGCCCCGTCTGCTCCCGCGAGATCGCCGTCGTGGGCGGTCGCTACGCCCGCCACGATCCGCCCGGCCGCAGAGTCTCCTACGAACTGGTCTCCTGCCCCGGCTCTCGCCGCTCGGCGCCCCTCCTGGCCACCGAGCCCCGGCTGTTCGACCCGGAGGAGCCGCCGATGGAGGGACAGGGACAGTTGTTCTGACGGGACCGGCGGGCAGCGAGGGGGCACCGGCCATGGTCAGCGGGCGCAGAGCACATCCTTCTCGGGGCGCTCCCCGGTGCGGAGGAAGTCGGTGACCTTCCGGTCCCCGCAGGCGTTCCCGGTGCCCAGGTACGCACCGTGCCCCCCGCTGTCCACCGATATCATCCGGGCCCGCCGCCCCAGCGCCTCCCGCATCTTCAGCGCTCCGAAGTACGGTGTCGCGGGGTCGCGCAGGTTCTGGATCATCAGGACGTTCGACGGTCCGTCGGAGGTGATCCGGGCGGGTTCCTCGGCGGGGGCCCACTTCCAGAAGGCGCACGGGAAGACACCGACCGGCATGCCTCCGGTGAGCGGGTACCGCGCGCGGTCGGCGGCCACGTCCCGCGCGGTCGCCGGCAGCGAACGCCGCGGCCAGCGGACATCGTTGCATATGGTCGAGACCGTCACGGCCGCCTCGTGCTCGGGCACGGAACCGGCCAGCGCGGCCGGCAGGGCCGGCGTCGCCCGCGGGTCACCGGCGTCCTTGATCAGCCGCGCGGTGCCGGCGAAGACCGTGTCGCCGTACATCGCCAGTTGCAGGGCCTGCCGCAGCCGGTTGCCGGTGAGCGGTCTGCCGGGCGTCGTCGTCGGCTTCGGGTGGCGGTCGAGCCGCTCCGCCAGGGCGACGACCATCGGGCGGACGTCCTCGGCGCGCCGGGCGAGGCGGAGCCCGCCCCCGCCCTCGGGGCCGTCCTTCTCACGGGCCGGGTCGGCGGCCCACCGGGCGAAGTCGGGGAACCGCTGCTCCATGGCCGGCGACAGGTTCGCCGACCAGCCGCGCGCCACCCGTTCCGGGTCGGGGTCGCCGTTGCTGTCGAGCACCCAGCGGTCGGTGCGGTCCGGGTACTTCTGCGCGTACTGCGCGGCGACGTAGGTGCCGTACGACGTCGCGAACGCGGAGAGCTTCTCCTCGCCCAGCGCCGAGCGGAAGGAGTCGATGTCGCGGGCCTCGTTGGCCGTGCTCATGCTGCGCAGCAGCGGGCCGCCCTCGCGGGCGCAGGCGTCGGCGACGCGGCGGGCGCGGCGCACGCTGTCCGCGATGTCGCCATCCGGCCCGGGCCACGGGCGGAGGTTGACGAGATCCCGGTCCTCGTCGCTCAGGCCGCAGCCGGTGCGGTCGCTGCCGCCGATCCCCCGCGGGTCCAGGGCGACCAGGTCGTAGGCGCCTCCCAGCTCCTTCTGCAGCGCCTTCCCCTTCTGGGCCAGCCGCTGCGTCCCCGAACCGCCGGGCCCGCCCGGAATGACGATCAGCGTGCCCCGCCGGGCCTCGGGCCGGTCGCTCGGCACCCGGGACACCCCGAGCCGGGTGCGGGGCCCCTCCGGATCACCGTAGTCGAGCGGCACGGAGAGCTCGGCGCACTCCTGCCGGTCCGGCCCGCCCTCCTGCGCGCAGGGTCTCCAGCGGAGCTCCGGAGACGAAGAGCCGGCCGCCTGCGCGGGCACGGCCGACAGGGTGGCGGCTACGGCGGAAACGGACAGGGCGAGGAGGAGGCCCGAGCGGGCACGCTTCTTCATGTCCACAAGGCTCGTCGAAGCGGCGGGCCCGGACCATCAGGGAAGCCCCCCAATTGCGGGTAGGGGAACCCTTCCTGGAAGTGTTCGAGTCCGGGCCCGCGCCGGTCGCCATCCGGGCCGCGACGTCGGCCGATCGTCAACGCGCGGCGGTCGGACAGGCGTTACTCCGTCACGAAAAGGAACGCACGACCTGGATCGTTCCGACGATATGCGCGTTGAAGAGATCCAGCTCCTCGGCCGGGACCCAGAGTTCGAGAATGGTCCGGCCGCCGGCCTGGCGCACCGGGTACCGGGTCAGGAATTCCGTGTCCACCTCGAAGCGGGTCACATATCCGGCCCCGTCGTGGCGGACGTTCCAGTCCCGGGCGATCCTGATCGCGTAGTCCTCGTTGAGCACCGGATAGAAGATCGGCTGCTCCGGAAGCCGCGGCGGCCAGGCCCGCCAGTCGAGCTCCTCCAGCAGGGCGAGCTCCGCGGGCCCGACGGGGCGCCAGAGCGTGGTGGTGGCAGGGGCGGTGCGACTGATCATGGTCCGGTTCCGGTTTCGCTATCGGTCCGCACCGCGCAACCACGGCGGGCGGTTTCGGGGACTTTACCGAGAAGGACGGAAACCGGCGACGGAATTGCCGGGCCACGCGCCCCCTGAAGCGCCATCCGTGTGACGCAACTCTCCTCTTCCGCGGGCTCGTCCCGTCCGGATACGCGCGCCTACCGTGAGAGGGGACGGTCCGGCGGGGAAGGGGCTTGCGGTGGCGCGCTACGGGAGCTGTGAGTCGAACGGGGCTGTGGGGTTGGGGCGTGCGTTGGCGCAAGGTGAGGTGTCGGCACGGGAGTTGGCACAAGAGGCGCTGCGACGGATAGAAGTGACGCAAGGGACGCTGAACGCCTTCCGGTGGGTGCGTGGCGAGGATGCCCTGCGCGACGCCGACGCGGCCGACCGGCGGCTGCGGGCGGGGGAGCGGGGAGCGCTGCTCGGTGTGCCCGTGGCCGTCAAGGACGACATGGACATGGCCGGTCTGCCCACCGCCTTCGGCTGCCCCGGTGACTTCCCGGTGAAGCGGGCCGACAGTGAGGCCGTGCGCCGGCTCCGCGCCGCCGGGGCCGTGATCGTCGGGAAGACCAACACGCCCGAGCTGGGGCAGTGGCCGGTGACCGAGGGGCCCGCGTTCGGGGTGACACGGAACCCGTGGAACACCGCGTACACCCCCGGCGGTTCGTCCGGCGGCTCGGCGGCGGCCGTCGCCGCCGGGATCGTTCCCGCGGCCCTCGGCTCGGACGGCGCCGGATCCGTCCGCATTCCGGCCGCCTGGACCCACCTGGTCGGGATCAAACCGCAGCGGGGACGGATCTCCGCGTGGCCGGAGCGCGAGGCGTTCCGCGGGCTGACCTGCGGCGGAGTGCTGGCACGGACGGTCGCCGACGCGGCGCTGCTGCTGGCCGCCGCGAGCGGCTCGCACGCCGGCGACCTGCACCGGCCCGCGGCGGTCGACGTCGTGGCCGCCCTGGAGCGCACCCCGCGGCGACTGCGGATCGCCCTCTCGCTGCGGCCGGCGTTCGCCGCGGTACGGCACCGGCTCGACCCTCGGGTGCGGGCCGCGACCCTGCGGACGGCGGAGCGGCTGGAGGCGCTGGGGCATGAAGTGGTGCCCGAGGAACCGCGGTTCGGGCCGGTGGGGCTGACGTTCGTCCCCCGGTCCATGTCCGGGGTGCGCGAGTGGGCGGGCAGGGTGCCCGAACGGCGGCTGCTCGACGGGCGGACGCACCTCAACGCGCGCGGCGGACTGGTGCTCGGCGGCGCCGTCCTGCGCGCGGCGCGCGCGGCGGAAGCACCCCTGCGGGGGCGGATGAACGCCCTGTTCGGCCGCTACGACGCACTGCTCACGCCGACCACGGCCGCGCCGCCGCTGCCCGTCGGGGCGCTGGACGGGCTCTCCGGCCGGGAGACGAACTCCCTGATGATCACGGCGTGTCCGTACGCCTGGCCGTGGAACGTCCTGGGCTGGCCCGCCGTGAACGTCCCCGCCGGGTTCACCGAGAACGGCCTGCCGCTCGGCTCGCAACTGCTGGGCCCGGCCGGCGCCGAGCCGCTGCTGGTCTCCCTCGCCGCGCAACTGGAAGAGGAGGAGCGGTGGTTCGAGCGCCGGCCGGTCGCCGACTGGGGCGTGGGGCGGGCCGTGGCGTAGGGCACCGGGTGACGGGACCTGAACTCCCTTGAGGGGGAAGGTTTCTTCTTTCGGCACCGCGACAGGAAGGGTGGTTTCTTCCTGTAAATCCCTATTATTTCCCGGCCTTGCGCCCGACATGCCGTAGATGCCCAATCCGGGCCCAGACGCAACCCGTCCGAGTGAGTCGTCGAGTGATGCCGTGCTCGCGATACGTATCGGGCGCTAGCCTCCTTGCGGGATGGCGGGGCCAGAGAGGTCCCCGTCGGCGTGCCGGGCAGCGGTGCCTGGCGGTCGGTGGGACTGGATGGAACGGCGCCGTCCGGAGGGAGGGATGACGATGAGAACCGCTGTGACCTTCGGGGAGCTCGCCGCGCTCCAGGGCGAGGTGCTGCCGCCTCGTACGGTCCTGTCGAGCCTGCCGGCGGGGAGCGCGGATCCGTCGTTGTACCCCATGCTGGTCAGATCCGAGCACGGTACGACCGTCGTCTACGCCTGCCAGTACCGGCAGGACGCGGGTAGTCCCGGGCTCCTGGCGGCGCTGGGGCTCGCGCCCAGCACCCCGGGGCACACGGTCACCTGCATCCCCGCGGGGATCTCCACGCGCTGATCGCACCCGGAAGCACCGCGCACCACACCGCATCACCCGCACCGCACCGAAACCGACGAAGACCTTCCGCCCCGACATCGGCGACGTCACCGTACGCGGCGCGGCGGTGTTGCCCGCTTCCACCCAGATATCCAAGGTCTCATCCCCGGAGACCGTCCGGCCGGGGATGGAGCACTCGGTCCCGTCGGTCCGGCGGCCGGGTGCGGAGGCCCGGCGAGTGCGGTCCATCAGGGCATTCCCAGGGCATCCAGTACGTCCCAGGGCATCCGGTACGTCCCACGTCCAGAGAAAGGGAACGGAATGGACAACCTCATCAGCTTCGAAGAGCTCGCCGGAGTCTCCGGCGAGGTGCTGCCCGAGCGTACGGTCATGGGCATCATGGCCGTCCCGTTCGGCCCCGGCGACGGCGGTGCCGGCAGCGCCGCCGGCAGCCTGTCCAGCGCGTCGGCCAACGGCGGCGGCGACCACGGCACCACGGTGCTGTCGTCCTGCCAGTCCCTCGACCACCCGCAGACCGCGGGCCTGCTCGGGTCGCTCGGCCTCCCGTCCCAGAACACGACCACCAGCGTCACCTGCACCCCCGCGGCCATCTCCAGCCACTGATCGCTCCCGGGCCACCGGCCCGGTAGCGGAGCGCCGCACTCGCCCGGTGGGGGAGGGCCGTGTGTCCTCGGCCTTCCCCCGCTGTGCCAGGGGAACCGTCGCCCGACACCCTTTCGGAGAGCATCCATGACCCTGCCCTTCGTCCCGGG
This genomic interval carries:
- a CDS encoding RNA polymerase sigma factor produces the protein MQGDDAELTVAVRAAQSGDETAFRAVYRSVQPRLLGYVRTLVGETDAEDVASETWLQIARDLDRFTGDADRFRGWAARIARNRALDHIRMRGRRPVIGGDDSELAGRAGDADTAGEALESLGTARVLSLVARLPQDQAEAVVLRVVVGLDAATAAEVLGKRPGAVRTAAHRGLRRLAGMMNGTDLTGREGGAGGTGGGGEGGVGVNGQPGSEGIPGQRRSPTGPGPSRGVTRSGARTQKDM
- a CDS encoding glycosyltransferase; the encoded protein is MKIEFLLHNAYGIGGTIRSTVNLATALADRHEVRIISVNRPVDEPELTIDPRVRLTPLVDMREGTDGDEYGAPLNQRPSEIFRDERIDNGRMAATALTDERVAAHLAATDADVVIATRPKLIGYLARYGSDRYLRLGQEHLTHEAHVPELHAVMDPAIAALDAFVTVSEADAGHYRDALPADRRARVLSVPNAVPAPAAAPSDGTSKIIVSAGRLVGVKRYDRLINAFAKIADERPDWQLRIYGRGTSKAKLRRQIEEMGLYERITLMGARSPIETEWAKGAVAAVASDAESFGMTIVEAMHAGLPVIATDCPYGPREILNDGTDGILVPLSPQSEADSVDAYAEALLKLTGDDGLRARLGAAARAAAHRYEPDAIARRYEQLFEELRPGSTAPAKKGGLLRGLFGGGRKQQSAPAAPAPTETANPEARCAVAADGSLVFRVRAAQLTADDSHLLLRHRGSKGKEAVRVPLRRTPGADWAEARVERAAHTLPEGRWDSYAERKADKSRRRLTAVLVEQQALLGLGLQTGPSGVAPWIPYETSDGFLAVRTWLRERHAEVTDARVGSAEEGVVTLTVAAHGVELRDGAELIARLRGGDGEVADVRAPLEGGTGRLPYEPMWRRRGEEQDLWDLYVRPAAGAAPVRLGRLTGDFADRKGVDTFPAADRDGVRLRPFFTVTNDLTISVKDIAGEE
- a CDS encoding alpha/beta hydrolase; this translates as MKKRARSGLLLALSVSAVAATLSAVPAQAAGSSSPELRWRPCAQEGGPDRQECAELSVPLDYGDPEGPRTRLGVSRVPSDRPEARRGTLIVIPGGPGGSGTQRLAQKGKALQKELGGAYDLVALDPRGIGGSDRTGCGLSDEDRDLVNLRPWPGPDGDIADSVRRARRVADACAREGGPLLRSMSTANEARDIDSFRSALGEEKLSAFATSYGTYVAAQYAQKYPDRTDRWVLDSNGDPDPERVARGWSANLSPAMEQRFPDFARWAADPAREKDGPEGGGGLRLARRAEDVRPMVVALAERLDRHPKPTTTPGRPLTGNRLRQALQLAMYGDTVFAGTARLIKDAGDPRATPALPAALAGSVPEHEAAVTVSTICNDVRWPRRSLPATARDVAADRARYPLTGGMPVGVFPCAFWKWAPAEEPARITSDGPSNVLMIQNLRDPATPYFGALKMREALGRRARMISVDSGGHGAYLGTGNACGDRKVTDFLRTGERPEKDVLCAR
- a CDS encoding methylmalonyl-CoA mutase, giving the protein MAQEPETTRSTESGLGVRPVYGPEALEGWDPAARLGEPGAYPFTRGIHPTMYTGRPWTMRQYAGFGTAAESNARYRQLIAHGGHGLSVAFDLPTQMGHDSDAPEARGEVGKVGVAVDSVEDMRVLFDGIPLDRVSTSMTINAPAALLLLMYQIVAEEQGVPADRLTGTVQNDVLKEYIARGTYIFPPAPTLRLTSDIFRYCHTAIPRWNTISISGYHMAEAGASPAQEIAFTLTNGIEYVRTAVAAGMDVDDFAPRLSFFFVARTTLLEEIAKFRAARRIWAGVMRDRFGARNPRSLMLRFHTQTAGVQLTAQQPELNLVRVTVQALAAVLGGTQSLHTNSYDEAIALPTDKAARLALRTQQVLAHETDVTATVDPFAGSYAVESLTDDLEQAVLDLMTRIDDLGGAVSAIERGFQKAEIERNAYRIARETDDGDRVVVGVNRFRLDEEEPYEPLRVDPAIEARQCERLAALRADRDRRAVDGALARLREAASGTSENVLPPMKEALRARATVGEVCGALREVWGSHVPDESF
- a CDS encoding DUF4328 domain-containing protein; amino-acid sequence: MTPAAQVPSATPQPSATPLPPVTPLPSDGGTPFATGAPGPEPLGGVDLRRGVRISLTTVLTLALLGLLLLAAARFQQRGALGDVLAEGAVLGDETADKANQADTFFASVSLVAAVLGLGTAGLWAVWFRRVRLNAEALAPGTHRFGSGWAAGAWFTPVVNLWFPKQIANDIYRASAPAGPQGAPKGLLNAWWVSGLVAGALTGASAFGYALTEAKMRRDFRLERFDAWEADVRNLRTLAGASAFGYLLCAVAGALALLVVRQLTRMQEERALERMGFEGFAGAGGPYTAGGPYPVADPYAASGPYAAPWPYPPPHSTPAPYGDPGVYGTPGVPGAPSPGPYPAAGPYASYPPPGQGPLPGAPVGPYGPSYGPSYGAPNGSPYGPPPGAGSSVPNPYNGEPDGGPAH